The genomic interval CCAGGCCGACCATCGCGAAGATGAACGGCGTCCGCCAGTCCTGGATGTTCATGTGCAGCAGCTGCGGCCCGAACGGGACACCGAGATCGATGACCTTGTACAGCGACGGGAACAGGCCCCAGAACACCAGCTGCACGTACACCGGCGTGCCGCGGAAGATCCACAGGTACACCCACGCCACCGAGCGCAGCACAGGATTGGGCGACAGCCGCATCACCGCCAGCACCACGCCCAGCACCACACCGATGACCATGGCCAGCACGGTCAGCTCCAGCGTGATCAGCACGCCCGCCTCGATGCGGTAATCGAACAGATACTTCCAGTAGATGTCCCAGCGGTAGGCGTGGTTGGTGGCGGCGCCGTAGACGAACAGCCCCAGCAGCACCAGGATGATCGCCGCCGCGATCCACCGGCCGGGATGGCGCAGCGGAACAGCCTTGATCGGTGTCGGGTCGGTGCTCGAAACCGCTACGGCGGCAGCGTCTTCCGGTCCGGATGCCGACATCAGCGCACCGCACCGTTGATGGTGGCCTCGGTGATCGCGCCTTCCTGCACGCCCCAGTTCTCGGCGATCTTGCGGTAGGCGCCGGAATCGATCAGATGCTGCACGGCCTCCCGCAGCACCGGCCCCAGCGGCGCGCCCTTGGGCACCGGCCAGCCGTAGGGCTGCGACTCGAACAGCGGGCCCGCGGCCTCGATCTGGTCCGGGTTCCGCTTGATCGCGTACGCCGTCACCGGGGAGTCCGCCGACATCGCGTCGACCTGGCCGAGCGCCAGCGCCGTCGCGGCCGCGCTCTGCTCGTCGAAGGCCACCATATCGATCTTGGGCTTGCCCGCCGCCTCGCACGCCTTGCTCTTGTTCGGCACGTCCTCGGTCTCCTCGATGGTGGTGCGCTGCACCGCCACCCGCTTGCCGCAGGCGTTGTTCGGGTCGACCGGTTTGCCCGGCTGTTGCGCCCACTGGATGCCCGCGCTGAAGTAGTCGACGAAGTCGACGGTCTGCTCACGCTCCTTGGTGTCGGTCATCGAGGACATGCCCACGTCGTAGGTGCCGGCCTGGATCGAGGGGATGATCTTCTCGAAGTCCGACTCCTGATAGTCGGCGCGCACGCCCAGCACCGACGCCACCGCGTCCATCAGGTCGACGTCGTAGCCGACGATCTTGCCGGAGCCGTCCTTGTACTCGTTGGGCTGATACGGCACGTTCACCCCGACCACCAATGTGCCGGACTGCTTGATCTTGTCGGGCAGCTTCGCGGCGATCGCGTCCACCTTCTCGACCTCGACCTTCTCCGCGGTCGGCGCGGTGTCCTCGGTGTTCCTCGTACAACCGGCCAGCACCAGCGACCCGCCGGCCAGCACAGCCACTGCCCGCAGGGCCAGCCCGCGGGCACCGATCCGAACAGACACAGCAGCCCTCCATGTTCTGGTGGGCGACATCCGGCATTCGCCCGCCGTTCGAAATCTAGGCGATGGGGACCGAACGCGTCGGTCGGTTACCGAAGGTTAATGCGCGGCCGGTGCGGACACCGCCCCACACGCCGAGCCCGCGGACCGGTCATCGGCGGTGCAGGCGGGCGCACACCTGTTCGGTGAATTCGCGGGTGGAGGCCAGGCCGCCCAGGTCCGCGGTGGCGATACCGGCCGCGAACGTCGCCGCCACGGCCCGCTCGACGCGGTCGGCCGCCCGCGACAGCACGACGTCGCCGCGCTGGGAACCCAACCACCGCAACAACATTGCCGCCGACAGCTGCAGTGCGGCCGGGTTGGCGCGGTTGTGCCCGGCCAGCGTGGGCGCCGCGCCGTGCACGGCCTGCGCCATCGCCCGGGTCGCCGAGCAGTTCAGCGAGGCGGCCAGGCCGAGCGACCCGCTCAGCTCGCCCGCCAGATCGGAGAGGATGTCGCCGAACAGGTTCTCCGTCACCAGCACGTCGTAGTCGGCGGGCGCGCGGACCAGATGCGCGGCGGCCGCGTCGACGTGTTCGTCGTCGACCCGCAGCCGCGGGTACTCGCGCGCGACCTCGTAGCAGACGTCGCGGAACAGGCCCATGGTCATCGGCAGCACGTTGGCCTTGTGCACGATGGTCAACCGGCCGCGCCGCGCCGCGGCCGACCGGCAGGCCTCGTGCGCGATCCGCTCGCTGGCCGCCCGGGTCACCACCCCGACCGACAGGGCGATGTCCGCGGTGGGCGCGAACTCCCCGGACCCGGCGGCCATATTGCGGTCGGCGTAGAAGC from Nocardia wallacei carries:
- a CDS encoding amino acid ABC transporter permease gives rise to the protein MSASGPEDAAAVAVSSTDPTPIKAVPLRHPGRWIAAAIILVLLGLFVYGAATNHAYRWDIYWKYLFDYRIEAGVLITLELTVLAMVIGVVLGVVLAVMRLSPNPVLRSVAWVYLWIFRGTPVYVQLVFWGLFPSLYKVIDLGVPFGPQLLHMNIQDWRTPFIFAMVGLGLNEAGYMAEIVRAGINSVGEGQREASLALGMSWGQTMRRTVLPQAMRVIIPPTGNELISMLKTSSLVAAIPLTTDLYGRARDIYAVNLLPIPLLLVAATWYLVITSILMIGQHYLERYYARGASRQLTAKQLRALADAQLEVGK
- a CDS encoding ABC transporter substrate-binding protein — its product is MSPTRTWRAAVSVRIGARGLALRAVAVLAGGSLVLAGCTRNTEDTAPTAEKVEVEKVDAIAAKLPDKIKQSGTLVVGVNVPYQPNEYKDGSGKIVGYDVDLMDAVASVLGVRADYQESDFEKIIPSIQAGTYDVGMSSMTDTKEREQTVDFVDYFSAGIQWAQQPGKPVDPNNACGKRVAVQRTTIEETEDVPNKSKACEAAGKPKIDMVAFDEQSAAATALALGQVDAMSADSPVTAYAIKRNPDQIEAAGPLFESQPYGWPVPKGAPLGPVLREAVQHLIDSGAYRKIAENWGVQEGAITEATINGAVR
- a CDS encoding isocitrate/isopropylmalate dehydrogenase family protein, yielding MSGANGQLRLGLIEGDGIGPEVVRAAREVVDEALAVLAAPAVDWVPLPMGHTAIAEFGEPLPESTVRTLDELDAWILGPHDNASYPAEHRVGAPPGGAIRKRFGLYANIRPVRAFAGVRAAADDIDLVIVRENSEGFYADRNMAAGSGEFAPTADIALSVGVVTRAASERIAHEACRSAAARRGRLTIVHKANVLPMTMGLFRDVCYEVAREYPRLRVDDEHVDAAAAHLVRAPADYDVLVTENLFGDILSDLAGELSGSLGLAASLNCSATRAMAQAVHGAAPTLAGHNRANPAALQLSAAMLLRWLGSQRGDVVLSRAADRVERAVAATFAAGIATADLGGLASTREFTEQVCARLHRR